Proteins found in one Quercus robur chromosome 2, dhQueRobu3.1, whole genome shotgun sequence genomic segment:
- the LOC126713319 gene encoding uncharacterized protein LOC126713319 isoform X2: MAGELDDEAEQTVSIQEYLKGVEEQELIVELWTKRNFRCDCGNSKFGEFFCKIFPNKDIENAENSYNHNFKGSYCTCSRPYPDPDVEEQVEMIQCCICEDWFHEEHLGLEPSGEVPRDDEGEPLYEDFICKACSASFSFLGLYPQSIWAAGRQGDATVDTKDKNVVEDTSSAGGSGKLDNDVNAHNNPKMGGANVSDGNSSFVGESSQKIVVSDPCVKDASSHTSTCVLGVNLGVDSPALDSKPLFLSKNWRDVLCRCEKCIVLYNQKRIAFLLDKEDSIAEYEQMATQKRKEKLQQQEGAELSLFNKLGHIEKMEILSGIADMKDEIRTFLESFDSSKPITADDVHQVFDNLAKKRRRVE; encoded by the exons GACCAAGAGAAACTTTAGGTGCGACTGtggaaattcaaaatttggggaGTTCTTCTGCAAGATTTTCCCAAACAAAGACATAGAGAATGCTGAGAATTCATATAATCATAATTTCAAAGGTTCATATTGCACATGCAGTCGCCCCTATCCTGATCCTGATGTAGAAGAACAAGTAGAGATGATACAGTGCTGTATATGTGAGGACTGGTTTCATGAGGAGCATCTTGGTCTTGAGCCTTCTGGCGAG GTTCCAAGAGATGATGAAGGAGAACCTCTGTATGAAGATTTCATATGTAAGGCCTGCTCAGccagcttttcttttctgggaCTGTATCCTCAATCCATTTGGGCAGCAGGTAGGCAGGGTGATGCTACTGTAGATACTAAGGATAAGAATGTGGTGGAAGATACATCTTCAGCTGGTGGATCTGGAAAACTAGATAATGATGTTAATGCTCATAATAATCCTAAAATGGGTGGAGCTAATGTCTCTGATGGGAACAGTTCGTTTGTTGGAGAAAGTTCTCAGAAGATTGTGGTTTCAGATCCTTGCGTAAAAGATGCCAGTTCACATACATCTACTTGTGTTCTTGGAGTTAACTTGGGGGTTGATTCTCCTGCTTTAGACAGTAAACCACTGTTTCTTTCCAAAAACTGGCGGGATGTACTCTGCAGATGCGAAAAATGCATAGTTCTTTACAATCAGAAGCGTATTGCGTTTCTGCTTGACAAGGAGGACTCAATTGCAGAGTATGAGCAAATGGCAACAcagaagaggaaagaaaagttGCAGCAACAGGAGGGTGCTGAGCTAAGTTTATTCAATAAACTTGGTCATATAGAGAAAATGGAGATTTTAAGTGGCATTGCAGATATGAAGGATGAAATTCGTACTTTCCTG GAGTCCTTTGATTCATCAAAGCCAATCACAGCTGATGATGTCCACCAGGTCTTTGATAATCTTGCAAAGAAGCGCCGGCGTGTAGAGTGA